In the genome of Bombus affinis isolate iyBomAffi1 chromosome 7, iyBomAffi1.2, whole genome shotgun sequence, one region contains:
- the LOC126918323 gene encoding protein THEM6, with translation MVCACFVTILLVLYMLFDVNYFLRILFTLGSGRLLQKKKKIFDTTTIYGICTTQDVDLFLKHMNNARYLRELDFARFHYYDRTGIYAAIAKRGGGAVQGASSTRYRRALPIFTPYKVTTKLIYWEDKHFYLEHEFISLTDNFVRAVVLSRQTITGLKIPVTEIITEIEPNAQRPALTKDLELWLSSMEESSQRYKKDN, from the exons ATGGTGTGCGCCTGCTTCGTCACGATCTTACTTGTTCTCTACATGCTCTTTGACGTAAATTATTTCCTCAGGATCTTGTTTACGTTAGGTTCGGGCAGGCTGttacagaagaaaaagaagattttCGATACTACTACTATCTATG GAATATGTACAACACAAGACGTGGATTTGTTTTTGAAGCACATGAATAATGCCAGATACCTTCGTGAACTGGATTTTGCACGTTTCCATTATTACGATCGCACTGGAATTTACGCAGCCATTGCAAAAAGAGGTGGAGGTGCAGTGCAAGGAGCTTCGTCGACTCGGTATCGTCGAGCTCTTCCCATTTTTACGCCTTATAAAGTTACCACGAAG CTAATATATTGGGAAGATAAGCACTTCTATCTGGAACACGAGTTCATTAGTTTGACGGATAACTTCGTACGTGCAGTTGTTCTTAGCAGACAAACTATCACAGGTTTGAAGATTCCAGTTACAGAAATAATCACTGAAATCGAACCAAACGCGCAACGGCCCGCGTTGACCAAGGATTTAGAATTATGGCTCAGTTCTATGGAAGAGTCTTCTCAGAGATATAAGAAGGATAATTGA